One region of Oryza sativa Japonica Group chromosome 5, ASM3414082v1 genomic DNA includes:
- the LOC4338974 gene encoding rop guanine nucleotide exchange factor 7: MARGGGGGEEAAEEEREVSEALTADSSADEECRRGSSSSSASSGDASSESYCPPDEWQKVAIKTCVSSDLVVVSAEPAKEKKPPPPPSSPRVDAAPADKHHRPSEMEMMKERFAKLLLGEDMSGGGKGVCTALAISNAITNLCATIFGQLWRLEPLLPEKKTMWRREMDWLLCVSDHIVELVPTWQTFPDGSKLEIMTSRPRSDLYINLPALRKLDHMLLEILESFRDPEFWYVDQGICPPDRDGSAPFMLTFHRRDEKWWLPVPRVPPGGVGETTRRQLEHKRDCASQILKAAMAINSNALAEMDVPDSYLDSLPKNGRATLGDIIYRYITSDQFSPDCLLDCLDLSSEYQALEIANRVEASIYVWRRRGTSGAASRAGNKSSWGIVKDMIMDTEKRDDLLADRAEGLLMCLKQRFPGLTQTSLDTSKIQYNKDVGKSILESYSRVLESLASNIIARIDDLLYVDERSRQAELLPTAGAGSGKISCMPAMSASSVPAYPVVSTSGTPPPYATAYATPSFSPAQLSSPSNIGRALLVDRRSHDGRAFDGSMEFMGMAVSNAVFDLPGL, encoded by the exons atggcgagaggaggaggaggaggagaggaggcggcggaggaggagagggaggtgagCGAGGCGCTGACGGCGGACTCGTCGGCCGACGAGGAGTGCCGCCGCGGGAGCAGCAGCTCCAGCGCAAGCTCCGGGGACGCCTCCAGCGAGTCCTACTGCCCGCCCGACGAGTGGCAGAAGGTGGCCATCAAGACCTGCGTGTCgtccgacctcgtcgtcgtctcggCCGAGCCGGCCAAGGagaagaagccgccgccgccgccgtcgtcgccgcgcgtCGACGCCGCCCCGGCGGACAAGCACCACCGGCCCTCAG AGATGGAGATGATGAAGGAGAGGTTCGCGAAGCTGCTGCTCGGCGAGGACAtgtccggcggcggcaagggcgtCTGCACCGCGCTCGCCATCTCCAACGCCATCACCAACCTCTGCG CGACGATATTTGGGCAGCTGTGGAGGCTGGAGCCGCTGCTGCCGGAGAAAAAGACGATGTGGCGGCGCGAGATGGACTGGCTGCTCTGCGTCAGCGACCACATCGTCGAGCTAGTCCCCACATGGCAGACATTCCCCGACGGGAGTAAGCTTGAG ATCATGACAAGCAGGCCACGGTCTGATCTCTACATCAATCTGCCCGCACTCCGAAAGCTAGACCACATGCTCCTC GAAATTCTGGAGAGCTTCAGGGACCCGGAATTCTGGTACGTCGACCAGGGGATTTGCCCGCCGGACCGCGACGGCAGCGCCCCCTTCATGCTAACGTTCCACCGCCGCGACGAGAAGTGGTGGCTGCCCGTGCCCCGCGTCCCtcccggcggcgtcggcgagacCACGAGGAGGCAGCTCGAGCACAAGCGCGACTGCGCCAGCCAGATCCTCAAGGCCGCCATGGCCATCAACAGCAACGCCCTCGCCGAAATGGACGTCCCCGACTCTTACCTCGACTCGTTACCCAAG AACGGGCGTGCGACGCTGGGCGACATCATATACAGGTACATCACGTCGGACCAGTTCTCGCCGGACTGCCTGCTCGACTGCCTCGACCTGTCGTCGGAGTACCAGGCGCTGGAGATCGCCAACCGCGTCGAGGCCTCCATCTACGTGTGGCGCCGGAGGGGCACGTCGGGCGCCGCGAGCCGCGCCGGAAACAAGTCGTCATGGGGCATCGTCAAGGACATGATCATGGACACGGAGAAGAGAGACGACCTCCTCGCCGACCGCGCCGAGGGCCTCCTCATGTGCCTCAAGCAGAGGTTCCCCGGACTGACGCAGACCAGCCTGGACACGAGCAAGATTCAGTACAACAAG GATGTGGGGAAATCGATTCTGGAGAGCTACTCGAGGGTTCTGGAGAGCCTGGCGTCGAACATCATCGCGCGGATCGACGACCTGCTGTACGTCGACGAGCGGAGCAGGCAGGCGGAGCTGCTTCCAACCGCGGGCGCCGGGAGCGGCAAGATCTCTTGCATGCCGGCCATGTCGGCGTCGTCGGTGCCGGCGTACCCGGTGGTGTCCACCTCGGGCACCCCGCCGCCGTACGCGACGGCGTACGCCACGCCGAGCTTCTCGCCGGCGCAGCTGTCGAGCCCATCCAACATCGGGAGGGCACTGCTGGTCGACCGGCGGTCGCACGACGGCCGAGCGTTCGACGGCAGCATGGAGTTCATGGGGATGGCGGTCAGCAACGCCGTGTTCGACCTACCGGGCCTGTGA
- the LOC107276514 gene encoding pollen receptor-like kinase 3: MEGREGGELGSAYKAAMRNSVTITVKRMRDMNRVKFEEHIQMLGDLRHPNVLSPVGYHYRREEKLIVSEFMPRGSLLYVLHGDQRPDRVVLDWPARMRIAVGVVRGMAYLHEKLGIPAMRLVSMDGADFDAIHSCRRGRLTPLAV, from the exons ATGGAAGGGCGCGAGGGTGGGGAGCTCGGGTCGGCGTACAAGGCCGCCATGCGCAACAGCGTCACCATCACCGTGAAGCGGATGCGCGACATGAACCGCGTCAAGTTCGAGGAGCACATCCAGATGCTCGGCGACCTCCGCCACCCCAACGTCCTCTCCCCCGTCGGCTACCATTACCGCAGGGAAGAAAAGCTCATCGTCTCCGAGTTCATGCCACGTGGCAGCCTCCTCTACGTCCTCCACG GTGACCAGCGCCCGGACAGGGTGGTGCTGGATTGGCCGGCGAGGATGAGGATCGCCGTCGGCGTGGTGCGAGGCATGGCATACCTCCACGAGAAGCTGGGGATCCCGGCGATGAGGCTGGTGAGCATGGACGGCGCCGACTTCGACGCCATCCACTCCTGCCGCCGTGGACGTCTCACACCACTCGCCGTCTGA
- the LOC4338976 gene encoding uncharacterized protein, which produces MDSRKKSPPSTAAGAAPAAANGYFSTVFSASPTANTKDAKQADLYAMLNKQNSKGQNGGGFADGKSHSPTKARGAYKDGKQSYPNESSESPYFGSSVHYGAREFYGNTPPKQGDASPGNQKEQEQNPDGSLATRGDWWQGSLYY; this is translated from the exons ATGGACTCCAGGAAGAAatcgccgccctccaccgccgccggggccgcgccggcggcggcgaacgggtACTTCAGCACCGTCTTCTCCGCGTCGCCCACG GCAAATACGAAAGACGCGAAGCAGGCGGACCTGTACGCGATGCTGAACAAGCAGAACTCCAAAGGGCAGAATGGCGGTGGCTTTGCAG ATGGCAAATCGCACAGCCCTACTAAAGCTCGTGGTGCATACAAGGATGGTAAACAATCATATCCAAACGAGTCATCGGAGTCGCCATATTTTGGCTCTTCTGTGCATTACGGTGCTCGGGAGTTTTATGGCAACACTCCACCAAAGCAGGGTGATGCATCACCAGGAAAT CAAAAGGAGCAGGAGCAGAATCCAGATGGCTCCCTGGCTACCAGAGGTGATTGGTGGCAAG GTTCACTCTATTACTAA